A window of the Ammospiza nelsoni isolate bAmmNel1 chromosome 29, bAmmNel1.pri, whole genome shotgun sequence genome harbors these coding sequences:
- the LOC132085157 gene encoding olfactory receptor 14J1-like, translating into MSNSSSIRCFLLLALADTRQLQLLHFCLLLGISLAALLGNGLIISAVACSHHLHTPMFFFLLNLALTDLGSICTTVPKAMHNSLWDTRNISYTGCAAQLFLLIFFLATEYSLLTIMCYDRYVSICKPLHYGTLLGSRACARMAAAAWTSGFLNALVHTANTFSLPLCQGNALGQFFCEIPQILELSCSKSYLRELGLLVVTSSLSFGCFVFIIFSYVQIFRAVLRIPSEQGRHKAFSTCLPHLAVVSLFISTAAFAYLKPPSISSRSLDVALSVLYSVVPPALNPLIYSLRNQELKAAVWRLMTG; encoded by the coding sequence atgtccaacagcagctccatcagatgcttcctcctgctggcactggcagacacacggcagctgcagctcctgcacttctgcctcttgctgggcatctccctggctgccctcctgggcaacggcctcatcatcagcgccgtagcctgcagccaccacctgcacacgcccatgttcttcttcctgctcaacctggccctcactgacctgggctccatctgcaccactgtccccaaagccatgcacaattccctctgggacaccaggaacattTCCTACACtggatgtgctgcacagctATTTTTATTAATCTTCTTTCTTGCAACAGAGTATTCcctcctgaccatcatgtgctatgaccgctacgtgtccatctgcaaacccctgcactatgggaccctcctgggcagcagagcttgtgcccgtatggcagcagctgcctggacCAGTGGCTTTCTCAATGCTCTGgtgcacacagccaatacattttccctgcccctgtgccagggaaatgccctgggccagttcttctgtgaaatcccacagatcctGGAACTCTCCTGTTCCAAATCCTATCTCAGGGAACTTGGACTTCTTGTGGTTACTAGCAGTTTATcatttggttgttttgtgttcattattttctcctatgtgcagatcttcagggctgtgctgaggatcccctctgagcagggacggcacaaagccttttccacctgcctccctcacctggctgtggtctcCCTGTTCATCAGCACTGCAGCATTTGCCTAcctgaagcccccctccatctcctccagaTCCCTGGATGtggccctgtcagttctgtactcagtggtgcctccagccctgaaccccctcatctacagcctgaggaaccaggagctcaaggctgcagtgtggagactGATGACTGGATGA